The Deinococcota bacterium DNA window GCAGCGGGCCGCGGTGGCGCGCTCTCTCTACGGCCGCCCGCGCATCGTCCTCGCCGACGAGCCGACCGGCTCCCTGGACCGCCATAACGCTCGAGCCGTCTACAGCCTGCTCGTGGACCTCGCCCGCCAGGAGGGCAGCGCCGTGGTGATGGTGACCCACGACGAGGGTCTGGTGGAGGACGTGGACGCGCGCTATCACCTAGACGGCGGCAGGCTGGTGCGCGAGCGAGCGGGCGCCTTGAGCCGCGCCTAGCGCATCCGCGGGTCGAGCGCGTCGCGCAGGGCGTCGCCGACCAGGTTGAAGCCCAGGACCACCAGCATGATGGCGAGCCCCGGAAAGGTGGCGACGTGCGGCGCGGTCGCCAGGTACTCGCGGCCCCGCGCCAGCATCAGGCCCCACTCGGGCTGAGGCGGGCGCGCCCCCAGACCCAAAAAGCCCAGGCCGGCGGCAAAGAGAATCGCCACCGCCATCTGCAGGCTCGACTGCACGATGACCGGCGCGATGGCGTTGGGAACGACGTGCCGCACCAAGATGGCCAGGTCGGACTTGCCGAGCGCGCGAGCCGCCTCGATGTACTCCTGGTTGCGCACCGACAAGACCGAGCCGCGCACCAGGCGGGCGTAGATGGGGATCGAGGCGATGCCGACGGCGATCATCACATTGGTGAGGCCGGTACCCAGGGTCGCCACCAAGACGATGGCCAAGAGGATGCCGGGAAAGGCCAGCAGCGTATCGACGAGGCGCTGGACGACCAGGTCGAGGCGGCCGCCGTAGAAGCCCGACACGGCGCCGATGGGCACGCCGACGCCGACGCCGATGGCGACCGAGATGAGGCCGATGAAGAGCGAGATCCAGGCGCCGTGAATCAGCCTCGAGAGCACGTCGCGGCCCTGCTCGTCGGTGCCGAGCGCGTGAAAGCGCGCCGGGCCGTCGACGCCGACGAGCCTGAGGTCGCTCCTCAGCAGGCCGAAGAACCAGTCCCAGGGCTGGCCGCGCACGAACAACCTGATAGGATAGCGCTGCGTCTCGTCTACCACCACGCCCTGGACCGGACTGCGGCTCGCCGGGCTGACGAAGAGGCCGAACTCGCCCTCCGGCCCGCGCGTGCTCACGCCGGCCAGTGGCGGCACGTAGGTCGCGCGCAGGTTCTGGCTGGTCGGGCTGTAGGGGGCCAGAAAGGGCGCAAAGGCCACGATGATGAGAAAGACCACGATGATGGCAAAGCCCATCTTGGCCAGCGGGCTCCTGAAAAAGCGCTTGCGCCAGCGGCTGCCGGCCCTCTTGCCGGCTTTGACGGTCTTCTCGGTGCCCGTCACGGGCTCTCTGTTTGGGGTAGAAGGGCCTGGGGTAGAAGGGCTCGAGGTGGAAGGCCCCGGTTTCTCAGCCATCGCGA harbors:
- a CDS encoding ABC transporter permease, giving the protein MGFAIIVVFLIIVAFAPFLAPYSPTSQNLRATYVPPLAGVSTRGPEGEFGLFVSPASRSPVQGVVVDETQRYPIRLFVRGQPWDWFFGLLRSDLRLVGVDGPARFHALGTDEQGRDVLSRLIHGAWISLFIGLISVAIGVGVGVPIGAVSGFYGGRLDLVVQRLVDTLLAFPGILLAIVLVATLGTGLTNVMIAVGIASIPIYARLVRGSVLSVRNQEYIEAARALGKSDLAILVRHVVPNAIAPVIVQSSLQMAVAILFAAGLGFLGLGARPPQPEWGLMLARGREYLATAPHVATFPGLAIMLVVLGFNLVGDALRDALDPRMR